The Arachis hypogaea cultivar Tifrunner chromosome 14, arahy.Tifrunner.gnm2.J5K5, whole genome shotgun sequence DNA window aaatgattaaatttaaatatttaaaattatatattaaatttttaataattttttatttaattaaaagttcaactaaaaaattaacaaaaaaaaaaaaagattcaacTACAGTTCAATTTCAATTAGATTATTTAaccattaaattaataatttcacTGATTTATTGATCGATTCAATTCTTGCTATCTGGTTAAATTTCTCTTATATCCCCTTTATCATGTAATAGATAATTAGATAATAGATACATATATGTAACATGgatttttatcaatatatttatctattatatataaagGAGATTAGTAAATAAGTTGGTCAAAATGTTCTTTTTTTcgttaatcatatatatatataaaaactttATGATTCTTAGAATTTAATCCAAAATCTCTTATTAAAACGATAGTACTTGTCATTTTAactatcttattattattagattttatgGTTTAAGACTATTATTGTGTGTATattaatttaggtttaattattctattaatttttatagtttcgtaaaatttttaattagatccttatacttttttttttttaattgagttcttgtatcaatttttttagttgagttcttacacttttttttctttttatttaagttctgtaccaattttttttataagttgaATCCCTATACAATTATGCCAATTACTACCAAGaatgacttaattaaaaaaaattttggtgcagggacctaattaaaagaaaaaaaaagtatagggacttaattgaaaattttgcgaaattaTAAGAACTAACAGAGAAATTAAACCATTAATTTACtagtatttataaaattttttatttaaacatttatcattaatataagaaataagaaaaagataaaaggaaGATACAACAAGAATATACACCGTCCTCGgctatgaaagagaaaaaaaaaaaaccgaaaacaaaaaaaaaatcgaataaAACTAGTTGAATATTAGTTGAAACCATCCAACttctttcaaaataaaaaaatagcaaacTATCCATAGTAACATTTGAAGGGGATATGAAGTTCAAGATTTATTATTAACTATAATATATAGTCTTGGATTATTATTAGGGTGTTTGTGGATCGGATTTGATCCGCATATCCACAATATTTACCTGAATCTGATCCGGAAATTATAGATATGGATCCAATTTGTAAGGTTATCGGATCATATTGGATCCTATTTGCACACTAATATGATCATATTGCGTATTCTGTGTagatatccgcatatccgcgtatctgcaaaaataaagaaataaataagtaaatattctttttatgttctattttaactaataataatcatatatgttgtattattttaatttattatttaagaaaagtatgtttaatattattttaagagtaaacatatttaaaagaatagaaaaaattaattttattgatatttttttaataaaaataagtttttaaaaatatttttgtgttttgcggatatattcGATATTTGTGCGGATCAGATCCAAGCTTAAAAAAtgcggatattggatccgatccgatgattttagtgcggACGAATTCGAAATTTTGGTCacatccgatccgatccgatccgcgttcacccttaattattataaaataaaaataatttttatcataaaattatttctcaaaaaaattaaatttttaaaaaaaataatttcataacaaTCTTATTTAATGAGAATAAAAAGTACATAAATGTTTAATGAAATTTAAACAAATGAATTCAACGTTGTATCTTGACTCCAAATTTTTGTATACTACTATATATGTTTATAAGTTTCCGTACTTTTCATCTAATTAAAGATCACTGATTATGTTTGAGAAAGATTTAGTACTCCTAAGTGTGATTCAAATAATTTAATAGTACatttgagttaatagtcaaaatcgtccctgaaagatactcCGATCTCTATTTTGGTTctcgaaagataaaattaatcaaaatcgtcctcgaaagatacacgacttggtcacgttagtccttccgtcagttggacgatgacgtgtcacgttaaatgccacgtggcatgatgacgtgTCACGCCACATGGCAGATCTGTGACACATGGCACGCCACGTGGCAGGTCAATGACacctggcatgccacgtgtcacttgacatgtaaaaaagttttttataatcaaaatagtccttgaaagttcagTCATAAatcattttcatccctcaaattttaaaaattagtcaaactagtccttaaTATGATCCTCTTAAGAGCACTATTCATATGCTTGTCCAAAAAGTAATGTTGAGAGAAATTCCTGCTTAAGACACCATATTAAATCCCTAGAAATTAGTCAATCCTTCGTTGTTTGTCAGGTTCCAGACatttcaagaaaaattaaagaatatttAGCAATGCTTCACCTGATGAGCTttcatttaaatttcaaatttacatatcatatattattcatatatGCAAAAAGAAAAATGTAACTGTAAAAAATGGAGTCAGCGATGAATGCACAATACACAAGAAGTAACAAGTTCCAGGGTGATATTTTACAAAGAAACTAATCAGCAAAGGCTAAAGTACACAGAAATTTGATATCTGTAACGGGATTTCTAACCTAAATATGTGAAATGCTGCTTTTTATTTTAGCTGAAGTGCTATTTGAGATATCCTTTCATCTTCTAAGAGTGCATAAGGATCCACATACTGGGGAGGTGATAGTGACATCTTGCTTGTATCATGGACAAAAGTTGATCCAAAATACTGCAACACAGTACacaccaaatcatcaaatcctaTTCTCTAAAAGATTATATGCATCAACATTCAATATTACAAAATTATAGGTTAGTGTAAGACCAACATGTCATAACTAACCAGTCAatagctgaaagaaaaatcataATGGCCAAGATAATATATGCATTAATGAACATGCAAATAGCTGCATAAAAGAGTCATGCAGAAGTTGAAAGGAAAAGATCTTACCAAGTAAAGAGCTGAAAAGAATGCGACGATCATGAGGATCAACGGTCTGAATCCCAAGAAAAATGTTCCTCCAAGTTAAAGTTATAAACGAGTTTCTGTATTCCTCTTCCCCTATTCATAATTTGTTCTCTTGTTTCTTGTTACTCATTAAAAATGTcccaacaaaaaaattgaaatactattttctttaaaaaatgagACACCCTTGGGGCAGTGCAAACAATGGAACACATGACCGACAAATATAAACTAACTACTGGCAAACAATGAAATCATTGCAGCAaaatctcatatatatatatatataatatggtaTTGAAGAACGATAAATGTTAACAATGAATCAATCTCAAGACCTTCACTGTTCAACGCCATGGATTGCTCCCTCTGATTTTCCAGACTCCTCTCTACATCGGTTGAGACAACATTTCTCCTCGGGAGACCTCTATCTTGTTCATTTACAACCACCTCTTCGTCAACTCCAGAGTTGCCCTGCTTGTAATCCTCAAGCAATGATGTAGGAGTCATGCCCCTCCTCTTCAATTCCTTCATAAACAACGATTCTGGAGGTTCTTCTTCTGAAAATTTAGTATCAATAGCAGCATTAGCCATCAAAAGGTGAAGTTAAAAAATTGAACTCCGAGCCGAAACACTACTATACAATAATATCTACTCATTCAATCAATCCAAATCAATACATCATTACATTTCAACAGGAATTCCTGCTATTTCTGAGGAAGAGTGGAAGTTACAGACCATCTATTTGTAAAAAGTACTGACTGAAAATGGATATTGATGAAGCTGAGAGAGTAGTTGTGGCAAAATCAGTTGCTTCAAGGCCTAATTGTTCTACTTTCAGATCTTTCTCTAAGCTTCTTGCAGGTGCCATTAATGCCTCAtcaccccaaattgaatcttctCAGGCAACAGTTTCTGCCATTAGACCAAAGACAGTGATGTTCAAGTCACCGCCACATTCCGGAGCCTAATATAGCATAGCTTCCTCCCTGAGATTTAGCAAATAGGGTTTCatttcacaaaatttaaaaatcacaaaaaatctaATTGGGAATTGGAACATGATTTTCCAATGGAGTCAACCAAAGAACAATACGGGTTACTGCATTCCTCAAAGCAGCCGCTGCCGTGAAGTCCGCCGCCGTGATTTTCTCCGATGACGATGACGAGACTGCCGGAGATTGCGTCAACGGCCCATGGCCAGCCGCAGCCAAGGGAACCTTCGATGCTGTGATTGGGATCGAGCCGGAGAACGAGCTGTTCGGAGCATGTGCCGTCGAGAAAGGGTGCGAAGAAGGCGGCGATGAGGTGAAGGTCTCTGGTGGTAGCAGGCTAGCAGCTGCGAAGTGGAGGAGGTTGTGGACGAAATTGTGGTTGGAGAAGGAGCTAAATTGGGGGAAGGTGAAGAAGAACCTTGCATTGATGAATTGCAAGGCTTGGGAATTGAAGATGAtgcaaagaagaataagaagcaaactgtgaagaagaagagaagaacggCGACGTTTCAAGGCTAGGAGAGCCTTCtaccaaaacggcgtcgttttggttGTCTGCCACGTTGGCAGTTAACGGCCTACGTCAGTGGCCGTTTGCCAACTCAGCTACGGAGATGATGGAAGGACGAACGTGACCAAGTAGGATATCTTTGGGggacaaatttgattaattttatcttttgggGACGAAAATGGAAATCGAGGTATTTTTCAGGAACgtttttgactattaactctagTACATTTACTAGATATGTCAAACCAACAAAGAAGTGATgaattcctttgaaatcactttCATACCTAGTGACACAAATTTATATGCACCTTGATTAATGTGTTTTCTCTGACTAGTGTGGACTTGTGGTACCGttcttattattataaaatagttattaattataaaaatatttaataactaaaaaaaatcaatcaaaaacaacataatttattttatttagtatttattaattattatgataattaataaatattaaataagataaattttgactaattttttgtcttcctaatattattcattaattaatcAATTCTTATATCAATATTATATGAATATATACTTTCCACCACTTAGACTATAATAATTACTAATTATTATTTGTGGTGTTTGCTTGACGTCATAAAAGATAGAAGCattatttacaaataaaattaataatacataCAAGTAAGTAACACTTTTGGATATTTCACACATTAAATATTTCTGTCATTACTCATTACAACACTTTCTGCTTTGTCATCAAACAAACACCAGATATTCTTTTCTTAATATTCTAATAAATTTTGAAGTTGCAAATAAATCAGTATGTATTctactttatatatatagaacAGCGGTAAAGTGCCCACAGAATTGGTCTTTAGAATAGGTTAATTAGTTAGTAATTACTAGTTATTACTATGGCATCACTTGTTTAACTAATTACCAATATTTCAATTCTAAAAGTTTAAATTAGCAAGCTGAGTATGATTTCTTATATCATAGTAGTTTTTGCAGTTGCTATCAaaccaatgatatataattgtaTTTCATAGATAAAATaggttaaaaaattataaaagttataAAGGTTGCACAAAGGATAACACGCATTGATATTGTGATTAATAGTaagatatatgaaaaaaaaaatgttaaagaaaACTTTGGTAAAATTACAATTTagtcattaaaaaattattaaagaatatGTAAGGGTGAACTAATAGGAGTACGTGATATTAAGTAATATTAACAAGGAGTACAGTGGTaattcaagaaaaaaaacaatTTCAATGTAATAGTAACACTGTCTCATACAAATAAGAAGGGAGCAGCAGAATGCAATCCCAGTAAATGATGGAAAATTGCTAAGGTTTAGCCACAACAATTAGCACCTGAACAAGAACAGAAAGAGAGAATTAGACTAGAGAAGGGgaagaatttgagaagaaaagAGAGCAGAGGAGAAATTTCAGAAGGGAATGAGGTTACCACTGCATAGCTACCACTCAAAGTCGTCCAGCCTTCTATTAATGACCCTCCCCCTCGTGCTTCTCCTGATTTCTTCAATTGAAGGATCGTTTGACAGCTGTCCGTTTCCAATAACTAACTTTTTTTCCCTCTCATTCCTTGGTACTGATTCTGCATGACCTTCCTTCACGtactctttttcatttttattccttaCATTACTCCCCCCATTAACTTCAACCTTGCCCTCAAGGTTGAGATGCGGGTAAGCCTTCCGAAGGTGATAAGCATTTTCCCAGGTCGTGTCCGCCTCAGGAGTCGGTCCCCACTGCACCTGCAATTGAGGCACTTCCTGTCCATCTTGTAATATGGATCTTTGCCCCACCACCTTGTATGGTTCCAGGATCGGGCCCGATTCGGTGGTTTGAAGAGGGAGAGGTAAGTAGTATTTATCATGCTCCCCGCGAAATTGTTTGAGAGTGGAAATGTGAAAAACATTGTGGATCTTAGCTTCTGCAGGCAGGACCAACCGATAAGCAACCGCGCTAAGTTTCTTGTCGATCCTAAAGGGGCCGAAATAGCGCATACCAAGTTTCTGGTTCTTCCTTAAGGCAACTGAATGCTGCCGATAAGGTTGCAACTTCACAAGGACCCAGTCACCGACCTCAAACTCTACATGTCTTCTGGTTCTATCAGCGAAATGCTTCATATATTGCTGAGATCTGGACAGATTGGCCTTGAGCTGCTCCAAGAGATGATCCCTTGCTAACAACATCTCTTGTAGGGAGGCTGCATCTTCTTGGCACCATTCGTATTTAACTAACGAAGGAGGTTCTCTGCCATATAGGGCCTTATAAGGAGACATTTTTATACTTCTATGGGCAGAGGTATTATACCAATATTGTGCCCAAGGAAGCATGTCCAGCCACTTTTTGGGAGTGTCGTAGCAGAAGCATCGTAAGTACATTTCCAACGTCTTGTTAAGCACCTCACTTTGACCATCGGTTTCCGGATGGTATGCCGAACTCATGGCCAAGTTAGTACCTTGTAGCTGGAATAATTGTTGCCAGAATTTACTCACAAATACCATGTCCCTATCCGAGACAATTGATCTGGGGAAGCCATGAAGTTTCACTATGTTTTTAATAAACGCCTCAGCCACCGATTTGCTGTTAAAGTCGTGTTTGAGCGCAATAAAGTGAGCAAACTTCGTGAGTCTATCGATGACGACCATGATCACTGAATAACCATTAACTGGAGGCAGGGCAGTTATAAAGTCCATGCATATGTCCTCCCATACTTGAGCCGGAATGGGTAAAGGTTGCAGGAGGCCGGCTGGTGATTTTGTTTCCATCTTGGCCTGTTGGCAAGTGCCACACAAAAGGACATAGCGTCGAATATCCCGTTGCATATTAGGCCAATAAAAATGAGAGCAAATCCTTTCCACTGTCTTTGCGATTCCTGAGTGCCCACCAATGCTACTGTCATGATATTCATGCAAAATGAGTTTAATTAAACTACTGTGCATAGGAATCACAACACGCCCTCGCCATAATAGCAAGCCATTCCTACAAGTATAGTTCAAGTCATCATTGGTATTGCTGCTGCAGCGTTGTAGGATGTCCTTCAAAGTGGAATCCTTTTCAATATCCCCCTTTAAGGTTTGAATCCATTCTAATTTAGGCCCTGACCAGGCTGCCAAGAAGCATCGGGACAAGGCATCGGCTGGTACATTTTCCGCTCCCGGTTTATACTGAATCTCGAAGTCATAGCCCAGCAATTTGTGCAGCCATTTGTGCTGCTCTGGCGTGTGAAGATTCTGCTCCAATAAGGCTTTAAGACTTTGTTGATCGGTGCGAATAATGAATTTTTGTCCAAGGAGGTAGTGCCTGAATTTTGCAATGGCTTCAGTAATAGCATGAAATTCCCTAATATATGCCGACTGGCGCTGCATAGCAGGAGCCAATTTCTTAGAAAAATATGCAATGGGGTGCCTGCCTTATGTTAAAACTGCTCCTATACCATTGCCCGAGGCATCCGTTTCCACTTCAAAGGGTAGTGCAAAGTTAGGCAAGGCAAGTACAGGTTGGGATGTGATTGCAGACTTGAGTTGGTTGAAAGCCAATTCAGCTTTGTCGTTCCAATTGAAGGAATCTTTTTTTAGTAAATCCGTGAGCGGGGAAGCTATGGCTGCATACCCTTTAATAAACCGCCTATAGTATCCTGTTAAACCCAAAAAACCCCTAAGCTGCTTGAGGTTttttggttgcttccaatccagcACAGCCTGAACCTTTGCTTTATCCATGTGGACACCATTAGATGAGATTGTATGACCCAAATAATCCACCTCAGATACACCAAAAAGGCACTTAGTGAACTTAGCATACAGGGTCTCTTGTTGCAGTAGCTTCAGGACAATCTCCAAATGATTCAagtgatgctgccaagaaggacTATATACTAGAATATCATCAAAGAAGACTAAGACAAACTTCCTTAAATATGGTCGAAATACATCATTCATCAAGCTTTGGAAGGTGGCCGGCGCATTAGTCaagccgaaaggcatcacaagcCATTCATAGTGACCTTGGTGCGTGCGAAACGCCGTCTTGAATCGGTCCTCTGGTTTAACCAAGATTTGGTGTTAACCGGATCGAAGGtccaatttcgaaaaaaaagttgCACCAAATAGTTCATCGAGTAGTTCCTCAACTGTCGGGATCGGAAAACTATCCTTTACTGTAATTTTGTTCAAGGCTCTATAATCGGTGCAAAAACGCCAAGTCCCATCTTTCTTCTTAACTAACAGAATAGGGGAGGAAAATGGGCTATTACTAGGTTGGATAATACCTTCATGAAGCATCTGCTGGACCATGACTTCAATCTGTTCTTTCTGGCTATGCGGGACTCTATACGGCCTAACTTTCACAGGTTCCGCTCCTTGGATGAGAGGAATGCTGTGATCTTGAGCTCGCTGCGGAGGTAGGCCAACTGGTTGATCAAACACCGTCGCATATTTATGAAGCAATAACATCAGGGCAGGGTCCATGTTCTCAGGCAGCTCTAAAGAGTTGATAGACTTGTTGTCGGCTTTGTGGACTTGAAGAGTGAAGGCTTCGGCTATAGAATCAGTCTGAGCAAGTCTTCTAATATGGTGAAATTGTGCTTGTGCTGGAGCTAAGGTCTTGTCACCACGAATAGTGACAAATTTACCTTGATGCAGAAAGCGCAGAAAAGAACTGTCATAATCAACAATGTGGGTCTTGAGGGTTTCGAGCCAAGTAGTGCCAATTACCATATCACCACCTGCTACATGAAGGACATACACCTTAGGAATTGTTATTTTGCAGCCTTGTACATGAATATCGATCTTGGAAATGCATCCCTCCACTGTGAGAACATCGAAGTCCCCTACAACAACCTTGAACCCAAGGCAAGGTTCAACTGGCAGGTTTAAAAACTTTGCAATCCTTGGTTGAATGAAGCTGTCTGAACTACCCCCATCGATAAGAACTTGCACCTCCAACCCGTTTAGCATAGCTTTGAGTCGAATGGTGGAAGGTCCTTTAGTGCCATGCATGGCATTGTATGAAAGATGATGTGCTACGACGTCCTGCTCTAATTGCTCTAAAATGGCACTCTCAGATTGCACAAGCTCTCCAAGGTCGTCTAATGCAGGGTCATCTTCTCCCGCCAATTGTAGCAACATCAAGTGTTTGTTAGCACATTTATGCGATGCCGAAAATTTTTCATCGCACCAAAAGCAAAGGCCCTTTTCTCGACGAATCTGAATTTTGGCAGGGGAAAGTCGCTTGACAAAGTTCTTGGAATTGCTGGTGGAAGGTCGCTGGTTAGGTGTGGGTAAGAGTGGAGGAAGGCTATTGCGGCTAGTGGGCCGCTGTGGAGTGCTGGGGTTTTGGGAAGCTTGCTGAGCACTGAAATTGTTGGGGCCGTAGGTAGTGCGAGGGACGGTGGCAAATTTGTCTTCATAGAGCCGAGCGAGTGTGACGGCCCGCATTAGCGATGGAGGGCATTGTGCCTTCACCTCTCGGCGAATATCAAGCCGAAGACCACTCACGAAGCAATCTCGCAAGGCCTCATGCGGTTCAAGATTGGTGCGATTGGCTAAGGCAACAAATTCTGCATAATAATCTCCCACCGACCCTTGTTGTTGTAACTTAAACAACAATTCTTGTGGGGATTCAAACAACGAAGGGCCAAACTCAAGTTCAATCTCGCGTTTCAACTGTGCCCATGATCGAAAAGGAGCAGAGCGTTGCGACATTTGGTACCACGGAATGACCATACCTGTCATATGAATTGCAGCAATTGCAAGTTGTTCCTCCTCTGGGACCCGAAAGAACTCAAAATACTGATCGAGAGAAAAAATCCAACCAAGGGCGTCGGAACCATTAAACTTAGGCAGATCAAAGTTCACCCTTCGAAGATGAGGACCATTGCGTGTGAAAGGATCGTAGCCTGAGTTCGAACCATGCCGGGAATCACCGGAAGGGGAGCGATCGTGAGGACGCTCGTTGAGAAGCTGAGCAAGAGAGGACTGGATCGCATTTAGCTTGAGATCTGCTGCCTCGGAAGCTCGAGCTCGCTCCGTTCTGTTCTCCTCGGAGACCGTCTCAATCATCTGGAACAATCGCTTAATATCTGCTTCCATCCCTTTCATTCGAGTGTTATCAGCCACCGCCATGGCCAACGAGAGCACCAATGTAAGGGTGAACTAATAGGAGTACGTGATATTAAGTAATATTAACAAGGAGTACAGTGGTaattcaagaaaaaaaacaatTTCAATGTAACAGTAACACTGTCTCATACAAATAAGAAGGGAGCAGCAGAATGCAATCCCAGTAAATGATGGAAAATTGCTAAGGTTTAGCCACAACAATTAGCACCTGAACAAGAACAGAAAGAGAGAATTAGACTAGAGAAGGGgaagaatttgagaagaaaagAGAGCAGAGGAGAAATTTCAGAAGGGAATGAGGTTACCACTGCATAGCTACCACTCAAAGTCGTCCAGCCTTCTATTAATGACCCTCCCCCTCGTGCTTCTCCTGATTTCTTCAATTGAAGGATCGTTTGACAGCTGTCCGTTTCCAATAACTAACTTTTTTTTCCTCTCACTCCTTGGTACTGATTCTGCATGACCTTCCTTCACGtactctttttcatttttattccttacagaataTCTtagcaaaaaaataatttaattattaaaaatattttgaaggatattttgataaacaaaatttaatcacaaaaaataaaatttttgctaaagaaTTTTTTTGTGGAATTgttcaaaataacaaaatatgtataatcctcaa harbors:
- the LOC112742464 gene encoding uncharacterized protein — encoded protein: MAVADNTRMKGMEADIKRLFQMIETVSEENRTERARASEAADLKLNAIQSSLAQLLNERPHDRSPSGDSRHGSNSGYDPFTRNGPHLRRVNFDLPKFNGSDALGWIFSLDQYFEFFRVPEEEQLAIAAIHMTGMVIPWYQMSQRSAPFRSWAQLKREIELEFGPSLFESPQELLFKLQQQGSVGDYYAEFVALANRTNLEPHEALRDCFVSGLRLDIRREVKAQCPPSLMRAVTLARLYEDKFATVPRTTYGPNNFSAQQASQNPSTPQRPTSRNSLPPLLPTPNQRPSTSNSKNFVKRLSPAKIQIRREKGLCFWCDEKFSASHKCANKHLMLLQLAGEDDPALDDLGELVQSESAILEQLEQDVVAHHLSYNAMHGTKGPSTIRLKAMLNGLEVQVLIDGGSSDSFIQPRIAKFLNLPVEPCLGFKVVVGDFDVLTVEGCISKIDIHVQGCKITIPKVYVLHVAGGDMVIGTTWLETLKTHIVDYDSSFLRFLHQGKFVTIRGDKTLAPAQAQFHHIRRLAQTDSIAEAFTLQVHKADNKSINSLELPENMDPALMLLLHKYATVFDQPVGLPPQRAQDHSIPLIQGAEPVKVRPYRVPHSQKEQIEVMVQQMLHEGIIQPSNSPFSSPILLVKKKDGTWRFCTDYRALNKITVKDSFPIPTVEELLDELFGATFFSKLDLRSG
- the LOC140178553 gene encoding uncharacterized mitochondrial protein AtMg00860-like, producing MPFGLTNAPATFQSLMNDVFRPYLRKFVLVFFDDILVYSPSWQHHLNHLEIVLKLLQQETLYAKFTKCLFGVSEVDYLGHTISSNGVHMDKAKVQAVLDWKQPKNLKQLRGFLGLTGYYRRFIKGYAAIASPLTDLLKKDSFNWNDKAELAFNQLKSAITSQPVLALPNFALPFEVETDASGNGIGAVLT
- the LOC112742463 gene encoding uncharacterized protein, which codes for MANAAIDTKFSEEEPPESLFMKELKRRGMTPTSLLEDYKQGNSGVDEEVVVNEQDRGLPRRNVVSTDVERSLENQREQSMALNSEGLEIDSLLTFIRIGFDDLVCTVLQYFGSTFVHDTSKMSLSPPQYVDPYALLEDERISQIALQLK